One genomic window of Eggerthella timonensis includes the following:
- a CDS encoding transketolase C-terminal domain-containing protein, with protein MKRFLSGDEAFAEGVRLARPQVISAYPITPQTVVVERLSEMVEDGSLTAEYVHVESEHSALSCAIGASATGARTFTATSSQGLLYMAECLTYASGGRFPIVMMNANRATALPWNIYGDQRDSLALLDHGWIQVYAEDNQEALDLALMAYAVAEDARVATPVMVNLDGFALTHTYETVDVPEPAEADAFLPPYEPAGNRFDFENPVNIGFSAGPEYNRYFKYWEHRDMLDAPAVVAQVEERFAEAFGRRYSGMIETLSCDDADVILVTLGSAAGLVRSVVRELRAQGVRAGMLRIRYLRPMPGALIAEALRGAKAVGVLEKDVSFGAEGTVFTNVNSALQQAAVGVPTYNFVGGLGGDDISETQATGMFAMLAQAAEGVDLPRVSFLGIDSPADALGAAEKEEK; from the coding sequence ATGAAACGGTTCCTTTCCGGCGACGAGGCGTTTGCCGAGGGCGTGCGCCTGGCGCGCCCGCAGGTGATTTCCGCGTACCCCATCACGCCGCAGACGGTGGTGGTGGAGCGCCTGAGCGAGATGGTGGAGGACGGATCGTTGACGGCCGAGTACGTGCATGTGGAATCCGAGCACTCGGCGCTGTCGTGCGCCATCGGCGCGTCGGCCACAGGCGCGCGCACGTTCACGGCCACGTCGAGCCAGGGTCTGCTGTACATGGCCGAGTGCCTGACCTACGCGTCGGGCGGCCGGTTCCCCATCGTCATGATGAACGCGAACCGCGCCACGGCGCTCCCTTGGAACATCTACGGCGACCAGCGCGACTCGCTGGCGCTGCTCGACCATGGCTGGATCCAGGTGTACGCCGAAGACAACCAGGAGGCGCTCGACCTGGCGCTCATGGCCTACGCCGTGGCCGAGGACGCGCGCGTGGCCACGCCGGTGATGGTGAACCTCGACGGCTTCGCGCTCACGCACACCTACGAGACGGTGGACGTGCCCGAGCCGGCCGAGGCCGACGCGTTCCTGCCGCCCTACGAGCCCGCGGGCAACCGGTTCGACTTCGAGAACCCGGTGAACATCGGCTTCTCGGCCGGTCCCGAGTACAACCGCTACTTCAAGTACTGGGAGCACCGCGACATGCTCGATGCGCCTGCCGTGGTCGCGCAGGTGGAGGAGCGGTTCGCGGAAGCGTTCGGTCGTCGGTACTCCGGTATGATCGAGACGCTGAGCTGCGACGACGCCGATGTGATCCTCGTGACGCTCGGGTCGGCGGCCGGGCTCGTGCGCTCGGTGGTGCGCGAGTTGCGCGCCCAGGGAGTTCGTGCGGGCATGCTGCGCATCCGCTACCTGCGCCCCATGCCGGGCGCGCTCATCGCCGAGGCGCTGCGCGGCGCGAAGGCCGTGGGCGTGCTGGAGAAGGACGTGTCGTTCGGTGCCGAGGGCACCGTGTTCACGAACGTGAACTCCGCGCTGCAGCAGGCGGCCGTGGGGGTGCCCACCTACAACTTCGTGGGCGGCCTGGGCGGCGATGACATATCCGAGACACAGGCGACGGGCATGTTCGCCATGCTTGCGCAGGCGGCCGAGGGCGTCGACCTGCCCCGCGTGTCGTTCCTCGGCATCGATTCGCCCGCCGACGCGCTGGGCGCTGCCGAGAAGGAGGAGAAGTAA